The DNA segment ACCCTGCCCGCCGCGTTCCCCAACCTCCTGGTGAACGGTGCGTCGGGCATCGCGGTCGGTATGGCCACCAACATGCCGCCGCACAACCTCCGCGAGGTGATCGCGGCCGCCCGCCACCTGATCCGGTATCCGAACGCGGACCTCGACGCCCTGATGAAGCACGTCCCGGGCCCCGACCTGCCCACCGGCGGCAGGATCGTCGGCCTCCCGGGCATCCGGGACGCGTACGAGAAGGGCCGCGGCACCTTCAAGATCCGCGCGACGGTCACCGTGGAGGAGGTGTCGGCCCGCCGGAAGGGCCTGGTCATCACCGAGCTGCCGTTCACGGTGGGCCCGGAGAAGGTGATCGCCAAGATCAAGGACCTGGTCGGTTCGAAGAAGCTCCTGGGCATCGCCGACGTCAAGGACCTCACCGACCGCGCCCACGGCCTGCGTCTGGTCGTCGAGATCAAGAACGGCTTCGTGCCGGAGGCGGTCCTGGAGCAGCTGTACAAGCTGACGCCCATGGAGGAGTCCTTCGGCATCAACAACGTGGCCCTGGTGGACGGCCAGCCGCTCACCCTGGGACTCAAGGAACTGCTGGAGGTCTATCTCGACCACCGCTTCAACGTGGTCCGCCGCCGCTCGGAGTTCCGCCGCGGCAAGCGACGCGCCCGTCTGCACCTGGTCGAGGGCCTGCTCACGGCGCTGCTGGACATCGACGAGGTCATCCGCCTGATCCGCTCCAGCGACAACTCCGCGCAGGCGAAGCAGTGTCTGATGGACCGGTTCGCGCTGAGCGAGATCCAGACCCAGTACATCCTGGACACCCCCCTGCGCCGCCTCACCAGGTTCGACCGCATCGAACTGGAGGCGGAGCAGGAGCGGCTGAACACGGAGATCGAGGAACTGACCCGCATCCTGGAGTCGGACGCGGAGCTGCGCAAGCTGGTCTCGTCCGAACTGGCCACGGTGGCGAAGAAGTTCGGCAACGACCGTCGTACGGTACTGCTGGACGGGGCGGCAGCCCCGGTCGCCGCCGTGCCGCTTCAGGTGGCGGACGACCCGTGCCGGGTGCTGCTGTCCGACACGGGCCTGCTCGCCCGTACGGCGGACGCGAAGCCGTTCCCCAAGGGCGCGCACGCCAAGCGGGTCAAGCACGACATGATCGTCTCGGCGGTGCCGGCCACCGCCCGTGGCGAGGTGGGCGTGGTCACCTCCACGGGGCGCCTGCTGCGGGTGAACGTCATCGACCTCCCGCAGCTGCCGGAGTCGATGCCGACCCCGAACCTCTCGGGCGGGGCGCCGGTCTCGGAGTTCGTCTCCCTGGAGGACGACGAGCGGGTGATCTGCCTGACGACGCTCGACGAGTTGTCGCCGGGCCTCGCGCTCGGCACGGAACAGGGTGTCGTCAAGCGGGTGGTGCCCGACTACCCCTCCAGCAAGGAGGAGCTGGAGGTCATCACCCTCAAGGAGGGCGACCGGATCGTCGGCGGCGTCGAGCTGCGCACGGGTGAGGAGGACCTGGTCTTCATCACCGACGACGCGCAACTGCTGCGCTACCAGGCCGCGCAGGTCCGTCCGCAGGGGCGTCCCGCCGGCGGCGTGGCGGGCATCAAGCTCGCCGAGGGCGCGAAGGTCATCACCTTCACGGCGGTGGATCCGGGGGCGGACGCGGTGGTGTTCACGGTCGCCGGCTCGCGCGGCACGCTGGACGACTCCGTCCAGACGACGGCCAAGCTGACGCCGTTCGACCAGTTCCCGCGCAAGGGCCGGGCCACCGGCGGTGTGCGCTGCCAGCGGTTCCTCAAGGGCGAGGACTGCCTGTCCCTGGCCTGGGCCGGCGCCACCCCGGCCCGCGCCTCCCAGAAGAACGGGACACCGGTCGACCTGCCGAAGCCCGACCCGCGCCGCGACGGCTCGGGAGAGTCCCTGCCGAAGACGGTGGCGGTGGTGGCGGGCCCGGTCTAACCCTGCGGGTCGTCCTGGCCCCGCGGGTCGTCGGGCTCCCGTACGTACCGCAGCACGCCCCACATGCCCCGCTCGTCGGCGTGTGGGGCGCCGGGGTCATCGAGGGCGTCGCTGCCGCAGGCCTCCTCCAGTTCCTTGCGGAGGGCGGCGGTGTCGATGCCGGTCCCGATGAGCACCAGTTGCGTGAGCCGCTCCGCACCGGCCGGCCAGGGCTCCGGGGAGAACCGGAGGAACCGCCCGACGGCATGCACCGCGTACCGGTTCCCGGCGTCGTACGGCCCGAAGTCGACGTATCCCTTGATCCGGTAGAGCCCTTCCGGGCGGCTGTCGAGGAACCGGATCAGCCGCCGCGGACCGAGGGGCGTCGCGGAGGCGAAGGACAGGCTGTCGTACCGGGCGTGCAGATGCCCGGCGTGCTCGTCGTCCGCGGCGGACTCGTGCCGGTGCAGGTCGTCGAAGGAGAGCTGCCCGACACGCTCCTCACCGGGCCGGCAGTCGAAGAGGAACTCCGGATCGACGCGGCCGTGCACGGCGGGAACGACGGCGGCGCGGTCCACGAGCGACCGCACGGCGCCGAGCACGCCGTGCGCGTCCGCCGCCCGGTCGAGCTTGTTCACGACGACCAGGTCGGCGAGGCCGAGATGCCGGTCGATCCCGGGATGCCGGGCCCTCGTCTCCTCGAACTCGGCGGCGTCCACGACCTCTACGAGCCCGCCGTACACGATCCGGGGGTGTTCGCAGGCGAGCACCATCCGCACGAGTTCCTGCGGCTCGGCGAGACCGCTGGCCTCGATGACGATGACGTCGATCCCGGCGGACGGCCGCGCCAGCCGCTCGAGATACACGTCCAGTTCGCTGCCGTCGACGGCACAGCACAGGCACCCGTTGCCGAGCGAGACGGTCGAGTCTCCGAGCGCTCCGGCCACCGCCATGGCGTCGATCTCGATGGCACCGAAGTCGTTGACGACGGCCCCGATACGGCTGCCACCGCTGTGGTGGAGGAGGTGGTTGAGCAGGGTGGTCTTCCCGGATCCGAGAAATCCGGCCAGGACGACGACCGGAATCTGCCGACCACTGCTGCGCTCCACCACGCGACCCCTCTCATGCCCACGCGTACCCCGGCTCGCGCCTCGGCGTACGTCCGGGAATCGACTGACTCCCCAGGATACGAGCGGTGGGGACAGTGACGAAGTGAACGATTGTTAGCAGCGTTCGCGGGGCAGACGTGGGACAGGGCGACGGATTGCGCGACCCTCGCTTCCCTCCGTGCGCCGCCTCTCCGCCTTTCCGCCGATCAGAGCCGCTCGGCCCCCTGGAAGGCGGCAAGTGCCGCCCACCGCTCGCCGGTCCCCTGCAGTCGACCTGCATCCCGACGGCCGGCGGACGGCCGCCTGATCGGGGGCAACTGACATGGCCACACGGAAAACTGGCAAGCGCGGGCTTGACGTCGCCGCGGTGGCGGGACTGGGGATGGCCGCGGGCATCCTCGCCACCGCGGCGGTTCGACGCCACACGCCGGAGTACCTGCACTCCCGTCTGGAATGCCTGGAACAACAGGCGGACACCCGGCGGCAGGCCAATCTGGCGAGCCAGCAGCGCCAGCACTGGGAGTTGCTGGGCAAGGCGATGGACGACCCCGAACTCGCCGCGGTCCTGGACATCTTCGAGATTCCTGTCACCGCGCAGAAGCGCCGCCAGTACCTCTTCGCCAACGCCCTGTACACGAACCTGCTCTGCTACCACCGTATCGGCAACCTCAGCCGGGACGAGTTCTTCAAGCACGCCCGGGGCATGTTCCAGAACCCGATCGCCAGGGGAGTACGGGTACGCGACTCGGCAGCAGCGCGCGAGCCTCACGGGAACCGAGGAGGCGGAACTCGGCCGGCTGATCGACGACCTGCTGCTTCGGCTCGACGAGGCCGACACCGACGAGTGGTGGGTGGTCGGGGACCCACCACGTGAGCCGCGGGGGCCGCCCCGGAGCGACCCCGCCGCGAAGGGCGGACCTGTCCGGACGGCACGCCCAGGCGTCCGGGATATCCGTCTTCGCCCTGGTCAGGGTCTCCCGGGGGATCACGACGATGCGTTCGTAGTCGGCGCGCGCCGCGTCCTCGGGCAGTTGGGTATCGAGCGAATCAGTCGCATCCGTGCCGATGACCGCGAAGTTCCCGTCCACCAGCTCGAAGGTGTCGGGGCATGTCCCGCCACCCGTACTGCCTCGATGACGTGGAGCGACACCGAGACGGCGGATGATCTGACTCACTGTTGAGTTTCCCTTGTTCTCACGGCACAAGCGGGCCCGCGCCCGCAACCACGCGATGCGCGATGGATCGTCGCGGCCGGAGCACGGCACAGACACGGGACTCACCACGGCACAGCCACCTCGCACCCCGACGGGCGCAACGCCTGCGCGCATCCATATCAGCTCCGGAGTTTCTCCCACGGCGGGTTGCGCCAAGGCATGCCGCCCTGCACACGGGAGCAACTCAGGTTAGGCTCACCTCTGTGAGTACGTGCTCAACCGCTTCCCGCGAGCTCGACGAGCCCGTTGCGGGAACCGCAGCCACCGCGAGGACCTGGCTCCTGCTGGAACAGCCCGGTCCCTGGGGCCCCAAGGCGCTCACCTCGAGCCACCTCGACCCGGCCCTGGGCCGGGCCCTGGAGGCCGCCGCGTCGGGCACCGGGGTGCGTATCGCCCTGATCAGACGCTCCGGACGGCACGCGGACCACAGGACGTCCGCCACCCGTCAGGTGTACGTGGCCCACACCGTGCCCGACAGCACCTGGCTGCACACCGCCACGACCACGGACCCGGAGCGCCTGCTCGACCTCGACTTCGCCGCCCTCGGCAGGGGACACAGCGGCACCTTCGCCACGGCGCTCGACGGGCGGCCGCACGAGGGCGCCCCGCTCGCCCTCGTCTGCACCAACGGCAGGCGCGACCGCTGCTGCGCACTCCTCGGCCGCCCCCTTGCGGCCGAGCTCGTCGCCTCCGGCGTCGAGGGCGTCTGGGAGGTCACCCACCTGGGCGGACACCGTTTCTCGCCCACGGTGCTCGTGCTGCCCCACGGCTACGCGTACGGCAGGGCCGAGGCGCATGCCGTCAAGGAGGTGCTCCACGGCGCGCAGGAGGGCCGGATCGTGGTGGAGGGGTGCCGAGGGAGCTCCGCCTGGGAACGCCCCGGCCAGGCGGCCGAGCTGGCCGTGCGCAGCGAGGTGGGCGAGTACGCCGCCGCGGCGCTGACCGTCGTACGGACGGACGGCGCGGCCCCGCGCTGGGAGGTGCTCGTCGCGCACGCCGACGGGCGCCGCTGGCGGGTGGAGGTGGCACAGGGCTCGTCCCTGCCGCCCCGCGCGGAGAGCTGCGGGTCCGCACTGGGCTCGCCCGCGCGGATGGACGTGGTGGCGGTCCGCGAGGTGACCCTGGCGGCGCTCGCGAGCTGACCCGCCGCGCGCGGTCACGCGCGGAGACCGGCTCCTCCCCGCGCGTGGGAGCGCACGCGGGCTCCTCTCCGCGTGTGCGAGGCGATCCGCGCCACCTGCCCGCGGCCCCCGGCGGCCGTCCACGTACCGTCATGAGTATGCGCACCACTCCCTTCGCCCGCCGTCTGCGCCTCGGTCTGCCTCGGTCTGCCTCGGCGGGTCTTCTCGCAGGTCCTGCTGATGCAGCTGGCGATCGCCGCGGGGGTCGCGGTGCTCGCGACCGGGCTGTTCCTCGCCCCGCTCGGTGGGCAGCTGGACGACCAGGCGATGCGCCGCGCGCTCGCGGAACTGGTCCGTCAGTGCCTGATCAGTGCCGACGGCACGCTGCCGGCCCAGGAGATCGCCGAGCGCACGGGGGTGAGCCGTCAGACCGCCCAGCGCTATCTCAAGCTTCTGGAGCGGACCGGCCGGGCCGTGCTGCCCCTCAGGTACGGCGACGCGGGCCGCCCGGAACACCGTTACGTGTGGGTGACCCGTACCTGAGCGTCGTCGCACGGCCCGGCATCCCACAGGCCCCCGCCACACGTGCTCGCGTCACACCGCCCCCGCGCCCGTCAGCGACCGCACCTCGGCCTCCGCGTGCTTGGCCTCGTCCGGGGTCTCGGCCGAGGTCACCGTGCCGAGCCAACCGGCGAGGAAACCGAGCGGGATGGAGACCAGGCCGGGGTTCTGGAGCGGGAAGAGGTGGAAGTCGACGCCGGGAAACAGGGATGCCGGGCTGCCGGAGACCACCGGGGAGAGCAGGACCAGCGCCATCGCCGGGATCAGCCCGCCGTAGACGGCCCACACGGCGCCCCTGGTGGTGAATCCGCGCCAGAACAGTGAGTAGAGCAGCACGGGCAGGTTGGCGGAAGCGGCCACGGCGAAGGCCAGCCCGACGAGGAAGGCGACGTTGAGATCGCGGGCCAGCAGGCCGAGCGCGATCGCGAGCACGCCGATGCCGAGCGCGGCCGCCCGGGCCACGGCCACCTCGCTGCGCGGTTTCCTGTCGCGGCGCCGCAGGGACGCGTACAGGTCGTGGGCGACGGACGCCGACGAGGCGAGCGTGATCCCGGCGACGACGGCGAGGATCGTGGCGAAGGCTGTCGCGGCGACGACCGCGAACAGCACCGTCCCGCCGGTGGAGCCGGCGCCGCCGCCGAGGTCGAGCGCCAGCAGCGGAACCGCCGTGTTCCCGGCCGTGTTGGACCCGCGTACGGCATCCGGTCCGACGATGGCCGCGGCACCGAAGCCGAGCACGATCGTCATCAGGTAGAACCCGCCGATCAGTCCGATCGGCCAGATGACCGAACGCCGGGCCGCCCGCGCGGTCGGGACGGTGTGGAAGCGGGACAGGATGTGCGGCAGCCCGGCCGTGCCCAGCACCAGCGCGAGTCCCAGGCTCATGAAGTCGAACCGGGAGGTCCAGTCCCCGCCGTAGGCGAGCCCGGGGGCCAGGAAGGCCTCCCCGTGACCGCTGCGCTCGGCCGCCGTGAGCAACATCCGGTTGAGGTCGCCGTGGAACCGCAGCAGGACGAGAACGGTCAGCGCGACGGTGCCACCGAGCAGCAGGACCGCCTTGACGATCTGGATCCAGGTGGTGGCCCGCATCCCTCCCATCGACACGTAGATCACCATGAGTGCCCCGACGCCGACGACGGTCCAGGCCTGCGCCGCCTCGCTCCGGCTGCCGGGCAGCAGCGCGACCAGGCTGCCCGCGCCCGCCATCTGCGCCACCAGGTACAGGACGGACACGGTGACCGACGACGTTCCCGCGGCGATACGCACGGGCCGTTCCCTCATCCGGGCCGCCACCACGTCGGCGAGGGTGAACCGGCCGCAGTTGCACACCAGTTCCGCGACCAGGAGCAGTACCACGAGCCAGGTCACCAGGAAGCCCACCGAGTACAGCATCCCGTCGTAGCCGAAAAGGGCGATCAGCCCGGAGATGCCACGGAGCGTCTTTCGGCATGTCCGGCGGGACTCTCGGGACCGCCTCCGCCCGAGTGGGGGCGGTCGTCTCTTTGGCGCATGCCCAAGGATGAACAGAACGGGTGGACCCCCGGCTCTTCTTCCCGTTCTGCTTCACCCCATCAGGTGACCGCTGGACCCCCTACGCGTCGATGCGCGACCGGTCCAGTGTCGCCGCCGAGTTGGAGATGAACTCCTTGCGCGGGGCGACGTCGTTGCCCATGAGCAGATCGAAGACCTGCTCGGCGGCCTCCAGGTCGGTGAGGTTGATCCGGCGCAGGGTGCGGTGGCGTGGGTCCATGGTCGTCTCGGCCAGTTGGTCGGCGTCCATCTCACCGAGGCCCTTGTAGCGCTGGATCGAGTCCTTGTAGCGGATGTTCCTGGTCTCGAAGTCCATCAGTCTGTCGCGCAGCTCACGGTCCGAGTACGTGTACACGTACTTGTCCTGGCCCCTCCTGGGCTGGACGAGCTCGACGCGGTGCAGCGGCGGCACCGCGGCGAACACCCGGCCGGACTCGACCATGGGCCGCATGTAGCGGTGGAACAGCGTCAGGAGCAGGGTGCGGATGTGGGAACCGTCCACATCGGCGTCGGTCATCATGATGATCTTGCCGTAACGCGCCGCGTCGATATCGAACGTCCGCCCGGATCCGGCCCCTATGACCTGGATGATCGCCCCGCACTCCGCGTTCTTCAGCATGTCCGTCACGGACGACTTCTGAACGTTGAGGATCTTGCCCCGGATCGGCAGCAGCGCCTGGAACTCGGAGTTCCGGGCGAGCTTCGCCGTGCCGAGCGCGGAGTCTCCCTCGACGATGAACAACTCGCTGCGCTCGACGTCGTCGCTGCGGCAGTCGGCGAGCTTGGCCGGCAGCGAGGAGGACTCCAGGGCCGTCTTGCGGCGCTGGGCATCCTTGTGCTGACGGGCGGCGATGCGCGTACGGGCCGCGGCGACCGCTTTCTCCAGGACCACACGGGCCTGCGGGGCGTCGTCGCGTTTGGTGGAGGTCAGGAAGGCCTTGAGCTCCCGGGAGATCACGGTGTTCACGATGCGTCGGGCCGCCGAGGTGCCGAGGACCTCCTTGGTCTGGCCCTCGAACTGCGGCTCGGACAGGCGGACGGTGACGACCGCTGTGAGGCCCTCCAAGGCGTCGTCCTTGACGACGTCGTCCTCGGCCACCCGCAGCATCTTCTTCGTACGCAGCACCTCGTTCACCGTCTTGGCGACGGCCTGCTCGAAGCCGGCGACATGGGTACCCCCCTTGGGGGTGGCGATGATGTTGACGAACGACCGGAGGGTCGTGTCGTAGCCGGTTCCCCAGCGCATCGCGACGTCGACGCCGAGCTCTCGGGTCACCTCGGTGGGGGTCATCTGGCCGCGCTCGTCCAGGACCGGGACCGTCTCCTTGAAGGTGCCCTGCCCAGTGAAGCGGAGGGTGTTGCAGACGGCCTTGTCGGTGGCCAGGAACTCGCAGAACTCGCTGATGCCTCCGTCGAAGCGGAAGGACTCCTCGCCCTTGCTGCCGCCGTCACCGAGCCCGAGTTCGTCGCGGACGACGATGGTCAGGCCGGGCACCAGGAACGCGGTCTGGCGGGCGCGCTGGTGCAGGGTCTCCAGGGCCGGCTTGGCGTCCTTGAGGAAGATCTGGCGGTCGGCCCAGTAGCGCACGCGCGTGCCGCTGCGGGCCTTCGGGATCTTCTTCGTCCTGCGCAGCCCGCTCCCGGCCTCGAACTTCGCGTCCGGCCCCAGGGCGGCGAAGGCGCCGGGAACACCGCGGCGGAAGCTGATCGCGTGGGTGTGCCCACCGCGGTCCACCTCGACGTCCAGCCGCGCGGAGAGCGCGTTGACCACGGACGCGCCGACGCCGTGCAGGCCGCCGGAGGCGGCGTACGAACCGCCGCCGAACTTGCCGCCGGCGTGCAGCTTGGTCATGACGACCTCAACACCCGAGAGGCCGGTCTTGGGTTCCACGTCGACCGGGATGCCCCGGCCGTTGTCCCGGACCTCCACCGAGCCGTCGTCATGGAGGATCACATCGATGTGGTCGCAGTGGCCCCCGAGGGCCTCGTCCACCGAGTTGTCGATGATCTCCCAGAGGCAGTGCATCAGACCGCGGCTGTCGGTCGACCCGATGTACATCCCGGGGCGCTTCCGCACGGCCTCGAGCCCCTCGAGGACGAGCAGGTGCCGCGCGGTGTAGTTGGAACCGTCCCGGTCTGCTCCTGCCAGCAGCGCTGTGGACGGCACGGACGTCTCGGCGGTCACGCGGTTCGCTCCTCGCTGAATTTCAGATGGGGCCCTCATGGGTAAGGGCACGTCACTTGTCACCGGTGAGAGGGTACCGAGGCCTGGTAGAGCCGTTGTCACGCCACCCTCGTCCGAAATCTAGACTAGTCGAGAGCCGTATATCTGTTCGATCTCTCGACGGAGTGAAGCACACATCACGTTCCCTTCCAGGCATGAACCATTTAGGCTCCGGGCACGTCCTCAAGAACAACCGGCAACCCAGCCGGGAGGGCCGACCACCACCCATACCACGCGAATCCGTACGACACAGAGACACGCGATACGGCACATTCGCCGCCAACCGGCAGCACCCAGCCACCTCGGAAAGATTTTTTCGAAGAGGAGCCACGAGCGGGAACGTTTTGGGGCTGGTTGGATGTTGACCCTGGTACGACAGCTCGTCGAGCTAGAGAAGAGGCGACGTGACTACTGTTCTGACCCCCGCGAGCCCACTGACGGCCGCCGATCGCTGCGACCGCTGCGGCGCCCAGGCATACCTGCGCGTCGTCCTGCTGAGCGGCGGAGAACTGCTCTTCTGCGCCCACCACGGCCGCAAGTTCGAGCCGGAACTCAAGAAGATCGCCGCCGAGATACAGGACGAGAGCGAGCGGCTGACCTCGCCGTCGGCCCCCGCCATCGAGGAAGAGCGCTGACACGGTGACTCTCTGACACCTCGCGTACGACGACGAGCCAACCCGGCACAGGCGGGCGAGAAGGGCGGCTGCCTCCCCTGCGGAGACAGCCGCCCTTTTCTCGTGCGTTCGTTCTCGTGCACTCGTTCTCGTCGTCTCGCGCGCTCCCGCTCCCCCAGGAGCTCTGGCGTCCCGGAAGCCACGGGGCGCCGGGATGAGGGCCCGGGAGACCCGCCCAGGGCCCGTCAGGCACCGTCGGGCGCCTTTCCGGCCTGGCGGGCCCGAGGCCCGTCGAGCGCCCGCATGACCTCGGACACACGCGTGTAGACCCCGGGAGAGTCCGCCCAGCCGCATCCGCTGCCCCAGGACACCAGGCCGATCAGCCTCCCCTCGGCCACCAGCGGTCCGCCGCTGTCCCCCTGGCAGGCGTCCGGCCCGCCGGCCTGCTCACCGGCGCACAGCATCGTCCCTGCGCGGTACGTGCCCTCGGCTCCGCCCGGGTACGCGGCCTCGCACACGGTGTCGCGCAGCACGCGCACCCGTGCCGCGTGAAGGCTGCCGGCGTAGGTCCCGAAGCCCGTGGTGTCCCCCCAGCCGTAGACGGTCGCCGGGGTGTCGGCCCAGTATCCGGGATCGCCCGCGCCGGCCATGCCGATCACCGAGCCGGAGGGCAGCGGTGAGGCCAGGGTGAGCACGGCGAAGTCGCCGGAGTTGCTGACCGGGTCGTATCCCGGGTTCACCCAGGCCTCACGCACCGCTGTCTCCTCGCCCTGCTCCGAGAGCAGGTCCGTACGGCCCGAGATCACTCTGAGGTCGGGCACCCGGTCCGGACGCGCCCCCAGGACCTCTTTGTCCATACAGTGGGCAGCGGTGAGCACGGTGGTCCGGCCGACGGCCACACCCCCGCAGAACTGTCCCGCCCGGGTACCCCCGAAGCGGTCACGGCTGGACAGCGCCACGGTCCACGGGCTCTGGGCCGCATCGACCGGGAAACCGCCGACGACGATGCGGTCCGCGACCGCCGGAGCAGCCGCTGCCAGGGGCATCGCGGCCGCGGCGGCGGCAAGGACCAGCGGCCGGACCAGAACCCGGGCCAGGCGACGACACATACTCTCTCCTCACACTGGGACATCGATGGGAAACACAGAGTGATCCACCTCGTCCCGCGCCGCACCCGCGGATCAGCACCTGGGCCCGTCCGGCGGACCATGCCGGACGGGCCCAGGACTCCGTTGCTCAATTCGGGGGAGGGTCACGCACCGCATCCGGGAGGGGCCGGCCGGGGCCGGACCGCCTCCTCGCGAGGCCCGTTCCCTGCGCCCCGTCCACGGGCCGGCGTCACTCTCCGCAATGGAGCAACAGAGTCGCCCAGGACCACAAAGACCACAGGCCCGGTCCCGCGAACGGGACCGGGCCTGTGGTCGGCCTTGTGGGGCTGTCGTGCTCGCCGCCGTGCTCGCTGTCTGTCCTAGTCGAGGTAGTCGCGCAGGACCTGGGAGCGCGAGGGGTGGCGCAGCTTCGACATGGTCTTGGACTCGATCTGGCGGATCCGCTCGCGCGTGACGCCGTACACCTTGCCGATCTCGTCGAGGGTCTTCGGCTGACCGTCGGTGAGACCGAAGCGCATGGAGACGACGCCCGCCTCGCGCTCGGACAGGGTGTCCAGGACGGAGTGCAGCTGCTCCTGCAGAAGCGTGAAGCTGACCGCGTCCGCCGGGACGACGGCCTCGGAGTCCTCGATGAGGTCACCGAACTCGCTGTCGCCGTCCTCGCCCAGCGGAGTATGCAGGGAGATGGGCTCGCGACCGTACTTCTGAACCTCGATGACCTTTTCCGGGGTCATGTCGAGTTCCTTGGCCAGCTCCTCCGGGGTGGGCTCGCGGCCCAGATCCTGGAGCATCTGGCGTTGCACACGCGCGAGCTTGTTGATGACCTCGACCATGTGCACCGGGATACGGATGGTGCGGGCCTGGTCGGCCATCGCGCGGGTGATCGCCTGACGGATCCACCAGGTGGCGTAGGTGGAGAACTTGTAGCCCTTGGTGTAGTCGAACTTCTCCACCGCGCGGATCAGACCGAGGTTTCCCTCCTGGATGAGGTCCAGGAAAAGCATGCCGCGGCCTGTGTAGCGCTTGGCCAGGGAGACCACCAGGCGGAGGTTGGCCTCCAGGAGGTGGTTCTTGGCGCGACGCCCGTCCTCTGCGATGATCTCCAGCTCGCGCTTGAGCTTCGGCGCCAGCTTGTCGGAGTTGGCCAGCTTGTCCTCGGCGAACAGACCGGCTTCGATCCGCTTGGCGAGCTCGACCTCCTGCTCGGCGTTGAGCAGGGGCACCTTACCGATCTGCTTGAGGTAGTCCTTGACCGGATCGGCGGTGGCACCGGCGGCGGCGACCTGCTGGGCGGGCGCGTCGTCCTCGTCCTCGTCGGAGAGGACGAAACCGGCGTTCTCCGTACCCTCCGGCTCGTCCGTCGCCTTGACCTCCTCGACGGCCTCCTCGTCGGTCGCCTCGGCCTCGTCCTTCTTGGCCGCGGTCTTCTTGGCGACCGTCTTCTTCACCGCCGCCTTCTTGGCGGGCGCCTTCTTCGCGGTGGTCTTCTTGGCAGCCGCCTTCTTGACAGGCGACTCCTCCTCGGCGATGGCGTCCGCGTCGGGCGCGGCCGGCATGGCGGCACTGGCCTTCCGCGGGGTCGTCGCCTTCGCCGCGACCGTCTTGGTCGCCGTGCGCTTGGCGGGACTCTTCGCTGCGACGCTCTTTCGGGTGCGCTTGGGCTCTGCGGCACTGACCATCAGCGTCACACCCTCTTCCTCGAGGATCTGGTTGAGGCTGCGCAGTACGTTCTTCCACTGAGTGGCCGGAATCTGGTCAGCTTCGAAGGCCCGA comes from the Streptomyces sp. KMM 9044 genome and includes:
- a CDS encoding DNA gyrase/topoisomerase IV subunit B, translated to MTAETSVPSTALLAGADRDGSNYTARHLLVLEGLEAVRKRPGMYIGSTDSRGLMHCLWEIIDNSVDEALGGHCDHIDVILHDDGSVEVRDNGRGIPVDVEPKTGLSGVEVVMTKLHAGGKFGGGSYAASGGLHGVGASVVNALSARLDVEVDRGGHTHAISFRRGVPGAFAALGPDAKFEAGSGLRRTKKIPKARSGTRVRYWADRQIFLKDAKPALETLHQRARQTAFLVPGLTIVVRDELGLGDGGSKGEESFRFDGGISEFCEFLATDKAVCNTLRFTGQGTFKETVPVLDERGQMTPTEVTRELGVDVAMRWGTGYDTTLRSFVNIIATPKGGTHVAGFEQAVAKTVNEVLRTKKMLRVAEDDVVKDDALEGLTAVVTVRLSEPQFEGQTKEVLGTSAARRIVNTVISRELKAFLTSTKRDDAPQARVVLEKAVAAARTRIAARQHKDAQRRKTALESSSLPAKLADCRSDDVERSELFIVEGDSALGTAKLARNSEFQALLPIRGKILNVQKSSVTDMLKNAECGAIIQVIGAGSGRTFDIDAARYGKIIMMTDADVDGSHIRTLLLTLFHRYMRPMVESGRVFAAVPPLHRVELVQPRRGQDKYVYTYSDRELRDRLMDFETRNIRYKDSIQRYKGLGEMDADQLAETTMDPRHRTLRRINLTDLEAAEQVFDLLMGNDVAPRKEFISNSAATLDRSRIDA
- a CDS encoding DUF7455 domain-containing protein; its protein translation is MTTVLTPASPLTAADRCDRCGAQAYLRVVLLSGGELLFCAHHGRKFEPELKKIAAEIQDESERLTSPSAPAIEEER
- a CDS encoding S1 family peptidase → MCRRLARVLVRPLVLAAAAAAMPLAAAAPAVADRIVVGGFPVDAAQSPWTVALSSRDRFGGTRAGQFCGGVAVGRTTVLTAAHCMDKEVLGARPDRVPDLRVISGRTDLLSEQGEETAVREAWVNPGYDPVSNSGDFAVLTLASPLPSGSVIGMAGAGDPGYWADTPATVYGWGDTTGFGTYAGSLHAARVRVLRDTVCEAAYPGGAEGTYRAGTMLCAGEQAGGPDACQGDSGGPLVAEGRLIGLVSWGSGCGWADSPGVYTRVSEVMRALDGPRARQAGKAPDGA
- a CDS encoding RNA polymerase sigma factor, producing MSASTSRTLPPEIAESVSVMALIERGKAEGQIAGDDVRRAFEADQIPATQWKNVLRSLNQILEEEGVTLMVSAAEPKRTRKSVAAKSPAKRTATKTVAAKATTPRKASAAMPAAPDADAIAEEESPVKKAAAKKTTAKKAPAKKAAVKKTVAKKTAAKKDEAEATDEEAVEEVKATDEPEGTENAGFVLSDEDEDDAPAQQVAAAGATADPVKDYLKQIGKVPLLNAEQEVELAKRIEAGLFAEDKLANSDKLAPKLKRELEIIAEDGRRAKNHLLEANLRLVVSLAKRYTGRGMLFLDLIQEGNLGLIRAVEKFDYTKGYKFSTYATWWIRQAITRAMADQARTIRIPVHMVEVINKLARVQRQMLQDLGREPTPEELAKELDMTPEKVIEVQKYGREPISLHTPLGEDGDSEFGDLIEDSEAVVPADAVSFTLLQEQLHSVLDTLSEREAGVVSMRFGLTDGQPKTLDEIGKVYGVTRERIRQIESKTMSKLRHPSRSQVLRDYLD